One genomic region from Diabrotica undecimpunctata isolate CICGRU chromosome 9, icDiaUnde3, whole genome shotgun sequence encodes:
- the LOC140449672 gene encoding LOW QUALITY PROTEIN: uncharacterized protein (The sequence of the model RefSeq protein was modified relative to this genomic sequence to represent the inferred CDS: deleted 2 bases in 1 codon), giving the protein MGLIQILPVTRRRHGTYDDDSESRRQCTMSYTVPDGKGGLQKVCKQTFMKIFAITPQRITTIVKKKKSGDYMYTDKRGGAKMFKFTVHDRRLVKQHINSFPRDVSHYNRLKSDKEYLSSDLNVHRLFRAFQEKNPCNISHKFYRSVFLKDFPNLSFRRPRVDTCKTCDQLSISTKSSDPATKKTGTTKLELHHRQVEAVFASIKSDFIRSPLPVSDTCTITMDLQKVFSLPKLTHSSMYYSRQISGYNFGIHVADTDDGLMCIWHEGQSGRGGNQMASCLLQTLNCTTQYIQKNLCVSDNCAGQLKNRMLLFLYIFLVCHEVFETIDHKFLVSGHSFSASDRDFALIEKRTRQCKLINMQDVMKAIVTARPSRPYKVLNMGDEKTFFDFDAASSAFLNTAKLGISTAVWIRVSKDNPGTVMYKKSYSDLAPWESCIVLKLGITATTIKNATLSSLPNSLPLKESKKKDITAMLQFLDDDNKQYFLNILTV; this is encoded by the exons ATGGGACTGATTCAGATACTTCCGGTGACACGACGTCGTCATGGTACTTACGATGATGATTCAGAGAGCCGACGCCAATGCACTATGAGTTACACTGTTCCTGATGGTAAGGGAGGTTTACAAAAAGTTTGTAAACAGACATTCATGAAGATTTTTGCTATTACTCCCCAAAGGATTACAACCATTGTCAAGAAGAAAAAAAGTGGGGATTACATGTACACAGACAAGCGAGGTGGtgcaaaaatgtttaaattcacTGTCCATGATCGTCGTTTAGTGAAACAACATATTAATAGCTTCCCTAGAGATGTCAGTCATTACAACCGACTTAAGTCGGACAAAGAGTATTTGAGCTCTGATCTGAATGTGCATAGGCTTTTCAGGGCATTTCAAGAAAAGAATCCTTGTAATATTTCACACAAGTTTTACAGAAGTGTTTTTTTGAAGGATTTTCCGAACCTATCCTTCCGTCGACCACGAGTGGATACTTGCAAAACATGCGATCAACTGAGCATATCAACCAAAAGTTCTGACCCAGCAACCAAGAAAACAGGGACAACAAAACTTGAGTTACATCACCGCCAAGTAGAAGCTGTTTTCGCATCTATAAAAAGCGACTTTATACGAAGCCCCTTGCCAGTAAGTGACACGTGCACCATAACAATGGATTTGCAGAAAGTTTTTTCGTTACCCAAACTAACTCACAGTAGTATGTACTATTCCCGCCAAATATCTGGTTACAACTTTGGTATTCACGTGGCTGATACAGATGATGGATTGATGTGTATTTGGCATGAGGGGCAATCAGGAAGAGGAGGCAACCAAATGGCATCTTGCCTTTTACAAACACTAAACTGT ACTACtcaatacatacaaaaaaatcTGTGCGTGAGTGATAACTGTGCAGGTCAGTTGAAAAACAGAATGCTTTTGttcttgtacatttttcttgtctgccatgaagtttttgaaacgatTGATCATAAGTTTCTTGTATCAGGTCATTCGTTCTCAGCTTCAGATCGGGATTTTGCTTTAATCGAAAAAAGAACAAGACAATGCAAGCTAATTAATATGCAGGATGTTATGAAGGCGATAGTCACAGCGAGACCTTCACGTCCTTACAAAGTTCTGAACATGGGTGACGAGAAAACGTTTTTTGATTTTGATGCAGCCTCTTCCGCGTTTCTGAATACAGCCAAACTTGGAATTTCTACAGCTGTTTGGATTCGAGTTTCAAAGGACAACCCTGGGACCGTCATGTACAAGAAAAGTTACAGTGATTTAGCACCGTGGGAAAGTTGTATAGTCCTAAAACTTGGCATTACTGCCACTACCATCAAAAATGCTACACTGTCTTCTCTTCCAAATTCCTTACCTTTAAAAGAATCTAAAAAGAAAGACATTACTGCAATGTTGCAATTTCTCGATGAtgacaataaacaatattttttaaacattttgacaGTTTAA